A region from the Streptomyces sp. 3214.6 genome encodes:
- a CDS encoding VOC family protein: protein MSGVVNGPASGPVRWTYAFVDRPAARFERACAFWTAVTDTTLSELRGADGEFVTLLAEGADPCVKVQQVAGGDGGAHLDFAVEDVPGFVEKALKLGAEPAAANEGWAVLRSPAGQLFCAVPWHGETVRPPVVAGSRLDQVCVDIPPSAYEAEVAFWGGLLPDWRSRPGSRPEFHVVEPPPGLPIRILLQRLDEERPGSGGSAGAHLDLACGPDVDAVRVRHERLGAVLVARHPHWTVLRDPAGGLYCLTGRDAETGGLPRAGA from the coding sequence ATGAGCGGAGTGGTGAACGGGCCGGCGAGCGGGCCGGTCCGGTGGACCTACGCCTTCGTCGACCGGCCCGCCGCACGCTTCGAGCGGGCCTGCGCGTTCTGGACCGCAGTCACGGACACCACGCTGTCGGAACTCCGCGGTGCGGACGGGGAGTTCGTGACCCTGCTCGCCGAGGGCGCCGACCCCTGCGTCAAGGTCCAGCAGGTGGCGGGCGGCGACGGCGGCGCGCATCTCGACTTCGCCGTCGAGGACGTGCCCGGGTTCGTGGAGAAGGCGCTGAAGCTGGGCGCCGAGCCGGCCGCCGCAAACGAGGGGTGGGCCGTACTGCGCTCCCCCGCGGGGCAGTTGTTCTGCGCGGTGCCGTGGCACGGGGAGACCGTACGGCCGCCCGTGGTGGCGGGCAGCCGCCTGGACCAGGTGTGCGTCGACATCCCGCCGTCGGCGTACGAGGCCGAAGTCGCCTTCTGGGGCGGCCTGTTGCCCGACTGGCGCTCCCGGCCCGGCTCCCGGCCCGAGTTCCATGTGGTCGAGCCGCCGCCCGGCCTGCCGATCCGCATCCTGCTCCAGCGGCTCGACGAGGAGCGGCCCGGGAGCGGGGGTTCGGCCGGCGCCCATCTCGACCTGGCCTGCGGCCCGGACGTCGACGCCGTGCGCGTCCGACACGAACGGCTCGGCGCGGTCCTCGTCGCCCGCCACCCCCACTGGACGGTGCTGCGCGACCCGGCCGGCGGCCTGTACTGCCTGACCGGACGCGACGCGGAGACGGGCGGACTGCCGCGGGCGGGCGCCTAG
- a CDS encoding inorganic phosphate transporter translates to MDHITFLVAVVIVTALAFDFTNGFHDTANAMATSIATGALKPKTAVLISGALNIVGAFLSTEVARTISGGIVDDTLVSPGMIFAGLVGAILWNLLTWLVGLPSSSSHALFGGLIGAVWVGAGSHGVHFDKVVDKVLIPAVASPLVAGVAALIATYLAYKLTARARKQSVTKGFRLGQIASASLVSLAHGTNDAQKTMGVITLTLISAGALGHDAGPPVWVIASAGLAIGLGTYLGGWRIIRTMGKGLTEIQSPQGFAAETASTTVILTSAHLGFALSTTQVASGSILGAGLGRRLAEVRWGVAGRMVAAWLITLPAAALVGGVSASVVKHGGNFGTVVVALAGAAVAAGIVVLSRRDPVHANNVNDTHEVNVRTAPPAGVGTAA, encoded by the coding sequence ATGGACCACATCACGTTCCTCGTGGCGGTCGTCATCGTCACGGCTCTGGCCTTCGACTTCACCAACGGATTTCACGACACGGCGAACGCGATGGCCACCTCCATCGCCACCGGCGCGCTCAAGCCGAAAACAGCGGTGCTGATCAGCGGAGCCCTCAACATCGTCGGCGCCTTCCTGTCCACGGAGGTCGCCAGGACGATCTCCGGCGGCATCGTGGACGACACCCTCGTCTCCCCGGGGATGATCTTCGCGGGGCTGGTCGGGGCGATCCTCTGGAACCTGCTGACCTGGCTGGTCGGGCTGCCGTCCAGCTCGTCGCACGCCCTCTTCGGCGGGCTGATCGGCGCGGTGTGGGTCGGTGCGGGCTCGCACGGCGTGCACTTCGACAAGGTTGTCGACAAGGTGCTGATCCCGGCCGTGGCCTCGCCGCTCGTGGCGGGTGTCGCCGCCCTGATCGCCACCTACCTCGCGTACAAGCTCACCGCCCGCGCCCGCAAGCAGTCGGTCACCAAGGGCTTCCGGCTCGGTCAGATCGCCTCGGCCTCGCTGGTCTCGCTCGCGCACGGCACGAACGACGCGCAGAAGACCATGGGCGTCATCACCCTGACCCTGATCTCGGCGGGCGCGCTCGGACACGACGCCGGCCCGCCGGTGTGGGTGATCGCCTCGGCCGGTCTCGCCATCGGCCTCGGCACCTATCTGGGCGGCTGGCGGATCATCCGCACCATGGGCAAGGGCCTCACCGAGATCCAGTCCCCGCAGGGCTTCGCCGCCGAGACCGCTTCCACGACCGTCATCCTCACCTCCGCCCACCTCGGCTTCGCCCTGTCGACCACGCAGGTCGCCTCCGGCAGCATCCTCGGCGCGGGCCTGGGGCGGCGCCTCGCGGAGGTCCGTTGGGGCGTCGCGGGCCGGATGGTCGCCGCCTGGCTGATCACGCTGCCCGCCGCCGCGCTGGTCGGCGGCGTCTCCGCGAGCGTGGTCAAGCACGGCGGCAACTTCGGCACGGTCGTCGTCGCGCTGGCGGGCGCGGCCGTGGCCGCGGGCATCGTCGTCCTGTCCCGCCGCGACCCGGTGCACGCGAACAACGTGAACGACACCCACGAGGTCAACGTCCGCACCGCGCCGCCGGCCGGCGTCGGCACGGCCGCCTGA
- a CDS encoding dihydrofolate reductase family protein — protein sequence MRKLTYFIACSVDGFIGDATGDGSAMVSFVDEEFFDFLKTEYPETLPTHGRRPLGIDDLPNRRFDTIIQGRVSYDLALKEGVTSPYAHLRQYVASRTLAESPDPDVEIIADGLLDKVRALKAEDSDLDIYLCGGSRLAGELFDEIDELVIKTYPLVYGVGMPMFGAGCDLARFTFRGVRSFGNGAVVRTYSRER from the coding sequence TTGCGAAAGCTCACGTACTTCATCGCCTGCTCCGTCGACGGGTTCATCGGCGACGCGACCGGTGACGGCTCGGCGATGGTCTCCTTCGTCGACGAGGAGTTCTTCGACTTCCTCAAGACGGAGTATCCGGAGACCCTGCCCACCCACGGCCGCCGGCCGCTCGGCATCGACGACCTGCCCAACCGGCGGTTCGACACGATCATCCAGGGCCGGGTCAGCTATGACCTCGCGCTGAAGGAGGGCGTCACCAGCCCCTACGCTCATCTGCGCCAGTACGTCGCCTCCCGCACCCTCGCCGAGTCGCCCGACCCGGACGTCGAGATCATCGCCGACGGCCTGCTCGACAAGGTCCGCGCGCTCAAGGCGGAGGACAGCGACCTCGACATCTACCTGTGCGGCGGCTCCCGCCTCGCGGGCGAGCTGTTCGACGAGATCGACGAACTGGTGATCAAGACCTACCCACTCGTCTACGGCGTCGGCATGCCGATGTTCGGCGCCGGGTGCGACCTCGCTCGCTTCACCTTCCGCGGCGTGCGCTCCTTCGGCAACGGCGCGGTCGTACGGACGTACAGCAGGGAACGCTGA
- a CDS encoding VOC family protein, producing MDLKLHTCFIAVDDHDKAVTFYCDVLGLEIRNDVKYEGMRWVTVGSPLQPDVSIVLEPPAANPDLSPADREAMEQLLAKGVLRGVNFTTEDCDALFARVRESGAEVIQEPMDMPYGVRDCAFRDPAGNMLRFMESKPR from the coding sequence ATGGACCTGAAACTGCACACCTGTTTCATCGCTGTCGACGACCACGACAAGGCCGTCACCTTCTACTGCGACGTCCTGGGCCTGGAGATCCGCAACGACGTCAAGTACGAGGGGATGCGGTGGGTGACCGTCGGGTCGCCGCTGCAACCGGACGTGTCGATCGTCCTGGAGCCGCCCGCCGCGAACCCCGACCTCTCCCCGGCGGACCGGGAGGCGATGGAGCAGCTGCTGGCCAAGGGCGTGCTGCGCGGGGTCAACTTCACCACCGAGGACTGCGACGCCCTCTTCGCCCGTGTCCGGGAATCCGGCGCCGAGGTGATTCAGGAACCGATGGACATGCCGTACGGGGTGCGCGACTGCGCGTTCCGGGACCCGGCGGGGAACATGCTGCGGTTCATGGAGTCGAAGCCCCGATGA
- a CDS encoding helix-turn-helix transcriptional regulator has translation MTLEDLVRLRQARDRMDREYAEPLDVPALARTALMSPGHFQRSFREAYGETPYGYLMTRRVERAKALLRRGDLTVTEVCMAVGCTSLGSFSSRFTELVGETPSSYRARSHEESAEIPPCVARAYTRPRRT, from the coding sequence GTGACCCTCGAGGACCTGGTACGACTGCGGCAGGCCCGCGACCGGATGGACCGTGAGTACGCCGAGCCGCTCGACGTCCCCGCCCTCGCGCGCACCGCGCTGATGTCGCCGGGCCACTTCCAGCGGAGCTTCCGCGAGGCCTACGGCGAGACTCCCTACGGCTACCTGATGACCCGCCGGGTCGAGCGCGCCAAGGCCCTGCTGCGCCGCGGCGACCTGACCGTGACGGAGGTCTGCATGGCGGTCGGCTGCACCTCGCTCGGCTCGTTCAGCTCCCGCTTCACCGAGCTGGTGGGCGAGACGCCGAGCTCCTATCGGGCCCGCTCGCACGAGGAGAGCGCGGAGATCCCGCCCTGCGTGGCGCGAGCGTACACACGCCCGAGACGGACGTGA
- a CDS encoding TetR/AcrR family transcriptional regulator: MAGNPERRAALVDAGVEVLAREGARGLTFRAVDAAAGVPVGTASNYFTGRDDLLRQIDARLHVRLAPDPEKFGKLMAGPRDRSLVTAFMHDLMARATRDRSGYLALLEMRMEATRRPELRASFTTSVRGDLQDGMDFHRETGLPGGDETVVVLYLAMLGLILEHLTLPGVLDGVLPGVGVPEGLVERIVATVVPDRDVKPM; encoded by the coding sequence ATGGCCGGTAATCCGGAGCGCCGGGCGGCCCTGGTCGACGCCGGGGTCGAGGTGCTCGCGCGGGAGGGGGCGCGCGGGCTGACCTTCCGCGCGGTGGACGCGGCGGCCGGGGTGCCGGTGGGCACTGCCTCCAATTACTTCACCGGGCGCGACGACCTGCTACGGCAGATCGACGCCCGACTGCACGTCCGGCTGGCGCCCGACCCCGAGAAGTTCGGCAAACTGATGGCGGGACCGCGGGACCGCTCCCTGGTCACGGCGTTCATGCACGACCTGATGGCTCGCGCGACCCGCGACCGCAGCGGCTATCTCGCGCTGCTGGAGATGCGCATGGAGGCGACCCGGCGTCCCGAACTGCGCGCCTCCTTCACCACGTCGGTGCGCGGCGACCTCCAGGACGGCATGGACTTCCACCGCGAGACGGGCCTGCCCGGCGGCGACGAGACCGTGGTCGTCCTGTACCTGGCGATGCTCGGGCTGATCCTGGAGCACCTGACCCTGCCGGGCGTCTTGGACGGCGTCCTGCCCGGCGTGGGGGTCCCGGAGGGCCTGGTGGAGAGGATCGTGGCGACAGTCGTGCCGGACAGGGACGTCAAACCCATGTAG